The following coding sequences lie in one Ostrea edulis chromosome 8, xbOstEdul1.1, whole genome shotgun sequence genomic window:
- the LOC125661100 gene encoding uncharacterized protein LOC125661100: protein MNTVLLISCFSILEVTSLSLFKRSCTVTIDSDFVTDRFLGDWYMVKRKPTGANKISVQKYAWHVTRGQGNVLNVRQTGRFTIDGVHKPCFNKSATLTPGANNGEFIWQSKTKVSRADIEIIKLEADLAFVDMCVPSKTSGKCGAFVLARDDSPSEQEVAAIDAGINAELCEDSSKFNSLINNDVEICP from the exons ATGAACACAGTTTTGTTAATTTCTTGCTTTTCCATATTGGAAGTGACCTCCTTATCACTATTTAAACGGTCATGTACCGTGACAATAGATTCGGACTTTGTGACCGATCGG TTTCTCGGGGACTGGTACATGGTGAAAAGGAAGCCAACCGGAGCCAATAAAATATCCGTACAGAAGTATGCATGGCACGTGACCAGGGGCCAGGGCAACGTCCTCAACGTCCGACAAACGGGAAG ATTTACCATTGACGGAGTGCACAAACCTTGCTTTAATAAGAGCGCAACACTGACCCCAGGGGCGAACAACGGGGAATTTATCTGGCAATCCAAGACGA AGGTCTCAAGGGCGGatatagaaataattaaattGGAGGCGGATCTAGCGTTTGTGGATATGTGCGTCCCCAGCAAAACATCGGGGAAGTGTGGCGCCTTCGTGTTAGCGAGAGACGATAGTCCTAGTGAACAGGAAGTAGCGGCCATTGATGCGGGAATTAACGCTGAACTTTGTGAAGATAGTTCTAAATTCAACAGCCTGATAAATAACGATGTCGAGA TATGTCCATAG